Part of the Musa acuminata AAA Group cultivar baxijiao chromosome BXJ2-7, Cavendish_Baxijiao_AAA, whole genome shotgun sequence genome is shown below.
TTTGGGTCAGCACTTATtgttcgataagatagagattcatTTGGAGCAAATTACACCACATAATTGGAACTGAAAACAAGATGAAATCACAAGAATAGCATAATTCGCAAGGTTAAGGAGAACTCACAACTTGACTCGGCATCGACCACTACAAGCTGCATCGTTCTGTTGTTTGGAGGCAGCTGCAAATAAAGAGGGCTGAGGCGGTGGTTCAGTGGGTTGCGAGTGCACACAATTATATCATCGAGCCTCGTCATCTTCTTCAATTTACTAGTCAACTCAGGCACACTCGTTCCTATAAAAGTAAAGGAAGGCCACTCCATACTGTCATCCACATTGCCGTTGTCATCTGCGACGGTGTAGTGGATAGTCCGACCCGGTGCTGGGGTCTGTAAGAATGAAACATGTAAACGGCATGCTCAAGGCGAGCTCATCATATCTAAATTTGTAGAACAAGGATCAAAATCGTCACAGATGCAGGCCCCTATCGGAGGCAAAATTCCATGAACAACAATAAAAATCATGCTCTTGTAGGATTGAAAAGGAATCACGAGGGCGAATGTTATATCGAAAATTAACTGACCTGTCGATTGGACAATGTCGGCGAGAAGGTGGACTTGTGCGGAGATGAAACAGCGTCTGGAGAAGAGGAGCGCGACGTTGACCTTGAGGAGGAAAAGTCCGGAGACTTATCTGGGTCAGAAGGCCCGGAAGGGGGAGAAGTGCGTGAGGTCGAGGACGGCAGCACGGCGGGGGCGGCAGAGGGTGGCGGCATGGCGGAGGGGCCTTTGGAAGGAGAAGAGCGCGATTTGGCGGGGGTGGGGTGTATCTGGACGATGTCGACGTCCCAGAGGACCCAATCCTGGGTGGCAGTCCGGTGGGGGACGTCGTGAGTGATGGAGTTGCGCCAGGGTGGGACGCCGCCGTTGGCGCGGAGGAAGTGGCCGGAGTAGCTTTTGAGCTTGACCTGGAACCCGTCGCGGACGGGCTCCCACTCGAGGGAGGAATCGTTAAAGGAACCGGCAGCGGGAGCCTGAATGACCTTCTTGCCGGTGGCACCGAGGAGGAAGGGCTGGCTGGTAGCTGCGAGGAAGCGGCCGTGGCAGCTCCGGAGGCGGAGGGCGCGACCGCCATCGACGAACTCGACGACCCAGCGGGCGGCGTGGTCGGAGCCGTGACGGCTCTGTATCACGCGCTCCTCGTCCTCCCCGGCCATCAGGTACTTGCCGTGGTGGCCCCGCAGGCGCACGGCCTTCGCCCGGTCGAACAACTCCATCAGCTCAATTCAAACACAGGAAAGGAGTGGTTGGGTTTGGAGGGAAGACGAAGGAGAAGTGAAGATAAGGGGTTTTTAAGAACGACGGAGAGGCAGAGGTTGGGCTTCTTTGGGACGGTGATTGACTTTGGAAGGCGCAGAGAAGACACGGCACCGAGGGAACGACAGTTATGGTTTACTGCACCATTCTTCGCTTGTTTCTCCTCGCTTTCCCTCGAAATGACCGTAGCTGCAACGCGTGTCACCTCCTGTTATACATATCTTTCTTATTATTAAGTATAATTTCATTTTATAGAACTGTATAAAATTGTATAAAAGAGGGAAATAAATCATTGACAGACTCGAATCATATCAATCGAACGGGTGTCCGTCCTATCACAGATTGCAATATCACTATTTTCTTGGAGCATCTCTAAGGTGATGTGGATCGCACCACAGAATTTACAGCCATCATCTCTGTTGTGtatttcattttatttgtttggTTTTAGAAATTATTTATGCGTTTCGAAATGTTCAACAATCAAATTAGAGGGTTTCTGAGAAATTCATGCCTTTAATTGCATATATTTATTTAGCCAACTGCGGCTGTTCCCTTTCGCAATCCGCAAATTAAATGTACTCGATATTAGATTATATTATATCAAATTGTGTTCGAATAGAATGGTGAATGTCACGTCCGTAGCGTTGAAGCGAGCGGAGTTCGAGAACATCTAATTAAGCGCAATTACCTTCAGCGTACCTCAGTGGTTATTGGTGGGGGGAGGGTGGGCCCGATGACAGGGAAGGTAAATGCACAGAAGTCCTTACGGGTCCACGTTATTGAGTGCAGCCGCCGCGGGCCGCACGCCATAGCGACGAGACTTGCGACGGGGAAAGACGACGGACGGGTTTCCATGTTTGACCCGGCACCGCGTGGACCGAGTCACGCGTGACTCGACCGTGTTTGAAGCCTAAGGGCGGTCCTTCGCCGAGTCCTGCGCGTTCCGATGGCCGTAAGCATTACACGgatttctattttctttttcttttgctttgttcACATTATCCAGATTTAGATGAGTATAATCAATTTCATGGCTAAGTGAATAAAGAGTTCGATTATTTGTTAGTGTTTGTCCATTCTATAGTCGACTTAAGCTCGTGgatcaaaattaatatttaattatgatACTAAAGTCGTGATTAGTTTGACCCGATCCTTATGATACTTATTCGCtaaactcatttattatgttaCATATAATATGGTAAAGTATTTTAGTTCAGATTTTAATGTATGAGAAACTATTTTAGCAAAAGTGATCAAAGATTCAAATAATATGGGATTAACATGGAGAGGATTTCATTCTCACAACCAATAAAAGAATACCTATTTCAATTTATTTAACttaatcttcttcttctcttgcacATTTCCTTTTACGTACATACTCATTCCTTGATACTCTCTCTCCACCCTATTATGACTTTCTCATGCTTCCCTTTCGACTTTGTAcgattgttctctctctctctctctctctctctctctctctctttatatttatttatatataatgcaTTTTTTTATAACAATAAATAATTCTCTCAAGTCTTTTCTAAATAACTCTCTCCTTTAATCCCAACAGATAATAAGTAAAGGTTTTCACTAATAATCAATGTACAGTAAGAGAATATGTGGGACGAGTTCTTTCCAAAGTTTGATTTAATTTCTCTTTCTTGGCTGTCTTTTGGAGATGAGGTAGATCAAGAATCCTTTTCatgtattaaaaggaaaaaataatataattcggTACAAATATCTTATTATGTGAGAAACCTAAAATATTGATGATCAATCAATCATGATCATGAGATTCTACATCTTCAGTACTAAGGGGTTGTTTATACATCATCAAGCCACATATTTATGAATAGATTAATGACAAGTTACGAGACTGAGCCTCACATCCAAACATCTAAATTGAAGAATTTTAAATAAGAGAGAATCCGACACTAAAAAGAAAAGATGGGGAGCATCGAAATTACTCTTTTACATTACATGATAACAATTTTTCTCATCACTTTTCAAACCTTTACTTCTTTCCTCAAGTCATATGTGATGGGCTTTTCTTTTCTCCCTCAATTTGTATGACCCAAATTTATAATCTCCGATCCCTTATAACGGAGATATGGGTAATCAAAGGCCTCCAAATGATCTCCCGAGAATATATCATTTTCCTGCAGGTCTCATCGGACTTAAAACAACTTATGCACTTCTTACATAACTCAACAAAATTTCATAGACCTTCGAAAAAATTGAACATGCAACGTTTTTAATGGAACAATATTCCAAAACAACACACCTCCCTCGCTCACAAACTAGTAAATTTGACTATAGAATAAATGTTGCTAGTCTTTTTTTGGAGAGGCAATTTGCCTCCTACTATTCTGTATGAACTCTTTAATCTAagttaagatatatttttttcataaaagaaaaaaaatgatgagaAGATGAAAGGAGTTTTTTATTGTACCCCATAATTTCTATTGATTTTTCAtaaaacttaaattttttaaatcgattAAAATAAAACATCGAAAACAAAATGGGATGTTTGTTACTAATGCATAAACGTTTAGAATACTCAATTTCACTTATTATAGAAAATATTCAGTTAACTCTGGCAGCAAATATAACAAAATACCAATAATATTTGAAAGAATATAATtatgaacataaaacaaaatttgTTACCAACATACATGTCTTCTTCATATTTTTCCCATCATGTTATGCTGAcaaatataaatcatatcatcATTTCCATATAACAAAAGTCTAAATTCAATATTACTCATACTTGGAATCTGTGTAGAGtttgaaatttctttacccacaaAATCCACTTTGGTCTCTAATAACCAAAGGGGTCTAAAAAGATATGAGTCTCACAAGAGGAAACTGAGTATTTGCCTTGTTTTGCATCCTAGACAAAAAATAACTCCCAACAAGTTGGACAATAATATCCTAAGAAATAGAacatgattagtttaaaaaatcagatattgataaaaaaaatttatcgatttcataatctaatacatacTTGTCTCACACTAATatcatcaagttatatcatttgtTCTTGAGTTGTAACTCAAATGATATAAATCCTCTAAATCTATCGTCTTTAGATGAAAAAATGGTGATTAAAATTTAAATTCCTTTTTAGAAGGACCCATAACAAAAATATATGCTTAGTTCTAATAAATCGGAAAACAATATAAATCTCAAATAATTCAAAATATctactattaaaaaaaaattaatcccaAATATTAGGGTTCTATTTCACGCCATTCTTTCGAATGCCTACCTACAAATGGCCCCTAAAAGCGAATCCATTTATTTTCTCCGGCTATTCTTCCAAGAAAAGAGAGTGGGAGGGAATAAGTAGAGAGACCGGCATTGCCCACAGCACGACAGCATCTGCTTTTCCATACGCGGAGGAATAAATTCGTTTCCTTAAGAAATCTTATACTCTTTTCccggcttctctctctctctataaattaCCATCTCCCTCACCAACATCCCCAATCTCTTCCAGTGGCAGCCACTCACTCCATTCTTTTCACGATCACTTCCTTCCGCCACCATGAATGACCCGAGGTATGCCTACCCGTACCCTGCTCAAGGTAAGGTAACACTCCCATCAGATTTCTGCATCTACTGTTCCAGTTTCTTAGTGTTTTGATTGTTGGGTTGGGATATAAGGTTATTATCAGGGACCGCCAGTGATGGCACCACCTCAGTATGCAGCTCCACCACCAAGAAGAGAGCCGGGTTTTCTCGAAGGATGGTAAGcaccttcttcctttcttttctacCATACACATCTTTCATCTAAACTTTCTGATGTTCAATTTCATTTCGGTGCAGCCTCGCTGCTCTGTGCTGTTGCTGTCTGATAGACGAGTGCTGCTGCGATCCATCCGTCATATGCGTCGGCTGAATACCTTCTTTCAATAACATATCCATGCATCTCATCATGTGAACATTTGCAGCTCTAATAACATATCCATTTCAtgatgctgttgttgttgttgttgttgttggaatCTCTGCTCCAAGTTTTTCGTGTGTAATCGAAGCAACGAGACACTTTGGAAGACCAAAAATTTCTGGGTAATGATCTCCACTCACATTAAATAAACCAAACCGCGCAGAACTATTTGCAGAGGAGAAAATTTAGAATCAGATTTGGGACACATCAAACTGCTTTCCCTTTCTCCAGCAGCAAGAATACAGGCAGAATATAGTCAGCaaaaatttagtttttttttttgagaaaaataaaGAATTTTATTGATGAAAGAAAATAATCCTGCATCAACACGAATCAAAAAATCTAAATCCAGTGCTAATGAATTCCTTTAAAGATCAAAAAGTTTGCTGACCCTAACATGATTGAATAGCTAGTTAACAACACGATTTTCTTCTCAAAATACATACTTTCTTTTACAATCATAGCAAATATTAATTGGAACATATCTCTAATAATATTCAAAATTCTTGAAGTCTATTCTGTATTCGTCAAGAGATTGACTACTGCCTATGTGATGGTCTTTAGAGTCAAAGGAACAAGCAACTATATCATGCAGTGACTCTACTCACTTCTACATCATGTGCAAGATAGATTCAATTAAAGTCTGACTTTTGAGTTGAGGGGTACTCATGCTTGTTGGAGTCTCAAGAAATTGGTGAGTTTAAAGAGTTTCACAGTGAGGTTCTGCAATCTATATGGGTTGCAGAGGGAGATTCTTTACTTGTTAACTTGTATCattctatattttttatcaaatgcacttattcttcaagagtatatgATAACTTCTAAAGAGAATACGAAAGACAGAATAGAAATATTGATGAGGAAGTCGGATTTGAAACAGAAACAAAAGTGAAGTTACGGAAAGAAAAAGTAGAGATGACATGAGGGAGAATATATGCTCATACACTTGCAACGAGATGTTTTGCTTTAATTAATGGTAATAAATATGCTCATATATTTAACATATAGAGTTGATAACTAAGTAGCTATGATGCCCGAGTGAAAAACAAAAGACTTTGGATTTGAACGATGCAATTTCAATCATAAACTTTTTGGTCAAATTCAGTAACACTTTCGAACATGATACTATTCTGGATATACTTCAAATCTCTATCTCGTACATAAATATTCCAATAGTTTGATCTTTTTCACTaagcaaaataataaaaaatcattctAAAAAATTATTCATAATTTTTTCATATCACATGAAAAACTAATTATAACAGTGCGAGTGATACCTTCCGAACGAGCACACTTCAGATGCTTGACTCTTCTTAAGATTTTATTCATTTAATTCAATATAACTTCTTATAAGAATCGTGGAAAATGTTTGTTATTGTGCTAATCCATCCAACCGACCTCTCATTTTTCTAAAAATCTTTTCATTTGTTTCGCTTAACATATACTAAATTTGATAAAGCCTGCATTTGTATCAACAGTGTATGATTTATGTGCATTAGGTGATTGTTATGAAGGGCTATCGATTCAATCTACCCGATAAAAGTAGATGTGATCTGTCATCACATATCACATGATCCCAGGAATTTAGGAATTTGAGAAAAAGCAGAGAACAACAAATAATAAAAGTAGATAAATATCAGTAATAAAGAACACAGGAAACTTACATGGTTCGACGGAGACGAGAAGAATTCTACTAATAATCTCTCACCCACCAAACCTAATCCCCAAATGCACCCACAATATAACTCAAAAAGAGTTTTTGGTATGTTTTCAATGAGAGAGAAAATATCTTTCTTTATTTATAGACTACAAGGAGGGCTACTATTTATAAAACTTCAGATGTGGGACTAAAATTTCAACTTAGGCTCCCGTAAGAAAATGGATGAATCTGTCTGTTTCCATCACAATGTTTGTCGTGTAGCTATTTATGGACATTTCCAGTGTCGTTCTTCGGAAAAGTCAACTCTAGTGATCGATATGCATATTTCCATCCCACGATCTTGAAGCTTTGGTAAAGCGAGTTGCTGTGAGAATAGTATCCATTTGGATTCATTGAGGAACGATCCATGTGTAGGAATCTCATCCCCTGCTTGGCAATCAACCTTTTTCAGGCTCACATGAACTAAGCACAAAAGCTTAACTTTCTTTCCGTCAGCCAAGAAAGGCGGCTACAATCCGGTATGCTGTCTTCGCCTAGTTGATCCCGTAATGGATCCATTTGTCTCTTCAGTAGCTCATCTTAGTGGCATGGGTCAAACACGGAGCAGGCAGAGGAAGTCCTGCTCTAAGAAGAGTCTGCACGGGTAGAAGACGAGGTTCGTCTTTCCGGAGTCTGTCAAAAACTAACCATCaactcttttctttctttgttgaaGCGATTTAAATAAGATTCAATGGGTATGGAAATAATAGGATTGGGTTTGGGTCGGATATTGACAGAGCGCTGACAGCTACCAATCATCAGCAGAGATTGGGTTGTCGGAAGATATGCATAACGAGATTACGACAAAGAAAACACAAATCTGACGACTTTGTTGTCCGTCTTGCAAACGCAAGATGCACGTTTCGACTTTTTAAATCTGACTTTGGGACCATTATGAGGCCTGTTGAAACGCATCAGCTCAGAGTTTTGCTGAAAGGGAGTGATCACTGCCACCCACCCAATCGCAGCTGATGCTGCCAAATCTTTAAACTGTGATGCAAAGTCAAAGTCCATCCCTTGAATGTTCCATCGGCCACTAAGAAGCATGTGGTGTGTTTGGTCtctctatttatattttattttgcgGGGTTGCACTCGGATCGGGTCATGGCTGATTGATCAGACATAGATGGATGGCTTCTTCATCTGCCCTGTGGAACTTAATGTAAAGCCTCCTCCCTCTTTCCTTGTCTTTGGATCAGAGATAGGAGTCGAAGCAAGCTTCCCTACCAGCTGAGATGAGGCCGCTGGCCATGGCTTCTCTGCCTCTtttcctccttctcttcctcctccctcactGTCTTGCCCTCCAACTGTGCACCAATTCAAGTAAGCGTCGAATCGCCTCcgcctctttctttttttctcttgcaGGTTTGTTTTAGACTGACATGATGTCCCTTTTTCTGCTGCCCTTTTTTTGGTCAGTGGCGCCTGTGACCCTGAAGGCTCCTCTATCCTTCTGTGCTTACAATAGTAGCAGCTGCTGCAACTCGACCGATGATGCCGCAATCCAGAAGCAGTTCCAATCCATGAACATATCTGACTCGACCTGCGCTGCGGTCATGAAATCCATCCTCTGCGCGGTGAACTTTTAGCCCCCAATTCGAACTAGCGTTCTTCAGTTTGGACTGTCTTCTCTTTAATCTAATTGTGCAGTGGCTGACCAAGCTTAGAATCTCTGAGAAACTATTTGCTCTGCTTCTATAGACACCTATTATGATTTAGGGGCTTCATACCGAGTAAATGCAGATCTTGTGTTTGTAGGTTGGCAAATGGTGGTATGCTTTGTGCTGATAAATATCACTGGTCTTAAGTCGGGAACTAATTGAATCGCAgttgaacagaaaaaaaaaaaaaaaaaaattcacagaTCTCATTGATGATGATTCTTCAAATTAACTTGTCAGCCACATCATAAAAGCTTTATCAGTAAAATGAACATCATTATTATGTGGAATTAAGTTTCTCTGGTATATATCAGCTGGAATTAGCCCTGGAGTAAGTGTTTAGATTAAGCATACTGACACATGAATATTACTTTTCTTTCGAAGTCATGCCAGTAATTTACAAGCTTTAAAATTGCTTTTTAAATATTGGAATTTTTCACCCCTCTTGCTTAGGTTCTTCCTCTCTTGTCTCACAGGTTTGAACTATTTCTCTTTTGGTTCATCTTTGCTGTATACTTTTACATTTTAAATCCTCAATCCATGCAAGAAATTTCTGGAGCAATTATTAACTCTTTCACTTTTTTATGCTTGATGTGGTGTATCTTTTTGGGATCAAGATGGATGCAGATATTGCTAAATGCCACTTGGTGTATCTTTCAGCTTTATTTATATCAATCTGATTTTATATAATGTGTGTATTCTTATACCCTGTATGTCAATATGTTCTTATCTTGAATAATTGTGTCTCACATCATCAATATGTTGTTCCATGCATTTAAAACATGTTTCTTGACATGTGGTCATGTTGCCCTTGATCTTGCAGAAGTGTGATCCATTTTCGGCTGATTTGTTCAATACTGAACCAACGCTTCGAACAGTTCCATACCTCTGCAACTCTACAAGCTCAGCAAGCTCTACTCCATCCAAGGACTCCACCAAAGACTTCTGTAAAGAAGTTTGGGATGCTTGCAAAGATATTTCAATAAAGAATTCTCCATTTGCTGGACTACCAGTTTCTTCATCCAAACTTACTGATATCTGGCAATCTGAAACGGACTTTTGTCGAGCATTTGGAGGGTCATCTAGTGATAATACACTATGTTTCAATGGCAACTCAGCTTCATTTAATGAAAGCATAGATTCAACTACCCCCAAAGGTCTGTGTCTTGAGAGAATTGGCAATGGATCTTACCTTAACATGGCTGCTCACCCTGATGGATCTAATCGTGTCTTCTTGTCAAACCAAGCTGGTAAAATATGGTTGGCAACTGTTCCAGAACATGGATCAGGAGGAACACTGGAACTTGATGAGTCAAACCCATTTCTTGATTTGACTGATGAAGTTCATTATGACACTGAATTTGGTTTAATGGGTTTGGCATTTCACCCAAACTTTGCAACAAATGGACGTTTTTTTGTTTCATACAACTGTGATAAGATTGAATCAGCAAGCTGTTCCGGAAGATGCTCATGTAATTCTGATGTAGGTTGTGATCCTTCAAAGCTTGGTAATGATAATGGTGCCCAGCCATGCCGATATCAAACTGTTGTGGCAGAATTTACTGCTAATGGTTCCTCATCAACACCCTCCACAGTATATTCTTTAATCTCTTTCAGTTGAATTTATTTTCTATATTATTTATCCAGATCTTTATGTTACATAATGTGCTCCTTGGTTCTAGGCAATAACCGCCAGTCCATCAGAAATAAGGAGGATTTTCACTATGGGGCTTCCATATACATCTCATCATGGTGGACAGATTCTCTTTGGACCAACAGATGGATATTTATACTTTATGATGGGTGACGGTGGGAATAAGGGAGATCCTTTTAATTTTGCTCAAAATAAGAAATCATTGCTTGGAAAAATTATGCGTCTCGACATAAATAATATACCAAGTAAGTCTCTAGACAATTTTTTGAAatcttttcttctttcattttctgTCTTGCAATTAGTGATTACATCATAATTTTTATGGATAGGTTTTATAATTTTGCATCATCTATGCTTCTTAGATTACTACTATATGCAACTTATCATGTTTAAGCTCTAAGTGCATAAAAATGTTTAAGCCCTGAAGAGCTCCTTGTTGACTGAGATAAATCAGTATCGATGCTACTGAAGAAAATCAAGCTGACTTATTCAACACTGTCTAATTCCACTGTTGCCAAGGAAGGATTTCTGTGTGTAGAGGGTGACAGACACTCAACTTTCGttcagatttttttcttttttcttggacCTTGAGAATAttaatttgtttaaaaaataattataaacttTGCTGTGTGTTTAAACAGAATTATCAAAATATTTCTAACAAAGCATAGGTCTTGTATATGCCGATAGTCGAGAATTCTTATTCCTTGTTGCATAACCCTCCTTTTCTTTGAAATAGGATAATACACCTCAAAATCATTGGGTATGAACAGATATGTTGGTATGCACAACCTAGTCATCATTTGCTCAAGTCAAATATAAATGATAATCATCATGTTCTAAAAACATGATCTGTTCTAACAAAGTACTTTCAGTTCGATGCACATCTCAAGTCATGCAATCAATGTGGCATACTAAGATTAAGTGCTGCATGTGAGGCCCATATTGATGCATTGCCAAAGAATGTACTGCTATACCTCTTTTGTTTGGACTCCTTAAATTGGCTTGACATATGTAAAGCAAATCAGCTATTGTATGCTGTTGTTCAATGACAATATTAATTCCGATGCGACCCATAAGTTCTAATATTGTGTTACCATTCTAACAAGTTACAAATCTGCCACCATCATTTTTTTTCCAACTAGATAAGAAATTGAACAGTCTTCCAATTACATGACACTTGTT
Proteins encoded:
- the LOC103991475 gene encoding uncharacterized protein LOC103991475, yielding MELFDRAKAVRLRGHHGKYLMAGEDEERVIQSRHGSDHAARWVVEFVDGGRALRLRSCHGRFLAATSQPFLLGATGKKVIQAPAAGSFNDSSLEWEPVRDGFQVKLKSYSGHFLRANGGVPPWRNSITHDVPHRTATQDWVLWDVDIVQIHPTPAKSRSSPSKGPSAMPPPSAAPAVLPSSTSRTSPPSGPSDPDKSPDFSSSRSTSRSSSPDAVSSPHKSTFSPTLSNRQTPAPGRTIHYTVADDNGNVDDSMEWPSFTFIGTSVPELTSKLKKMTRLDDIIVCTRNPLNHRLSPLYLQLPPNNRTMQLVVVDAESSYGASFDI
- the LOC135617086 gene encoding HIPL1 protein-like: MRPLAMASLPLFLLLFLLPHCLALQLCTNSMAPVTLKAPLSFCAYNSSSCCNSTDDAAIQKQFQSMNISDSTCAAVMKSILCAKCDPFSADLFNTEPTLRTVPYLCNSTSSASSTPSKDSTKDFCKEVWDACKDISIKNSPFAGLPVSSSKLTDIWQSETDFCRAFGGSSSDNTLCFNGNSASFNESIDSTTPKGLCLERIGNGSYLNMAAHPDGSNRVFLSNQAGKIWLATVPEHGSGGTLELDESNPFLDLTDEVHYDTEFGLMGLAFHPNFATNGRFFVSYNCDKIESASCSGRCSCNSDVGCDPSKLGNDNGAQPCRYQTVVAEFTANGSSSTPSTAITASPSEIRRIFTMGLPYTSHHGGQILFGPTDGYLYFMMGDGGNKGDPFNFAQNKKSLLGKIMRLDINNIPSQSQITDLGLWGNYSIPKDNAYTVDSELQAEIWAYGLRNPWRCSFDLERPSYFFCADVGQEIYEEVDLISKGGNYGWRVYEGPDLYHSPWAPGGNTSLDSINPIFPIMGYTHADVNTNVGSASIIGGYVYRSTTDPCMYGRYIYTDLYAGALWAGTEIPENSGNYTGSRIPFSCSKNSPIPCDTIAESPLPSLGYIYSFGEDNRKDVFLLTSKGVYRVVRPSLCNYTCPKENTTDTEGSTPGLSSAAGQLDNIQGRLVLVIITLLIWYRL